From one Phorcysia thermohydrogeniphila genomic stretch:
- a CDS encoding HypC/HybG/HupF family hydrogenase formation chaperone translates to MCVGVPMKLVEIDYPMAVAEAKGVRRNISLMLLPEDKVKVGDYVMVHVGNAIEVIDEKEAKEIWKVLDEIITVLDKEGK, encoded by the coding sequence ATGTGTGTAGGCGTTCCTATGAAACTTGTGGAGATTGACTATCCTATGGCTGTTGCTGAAGCCAAAGGAGTGAGAAGGAACATTAGCCTAATGCTCTTACCTGAGGATAAGGTGAAGGTTGGAGACTACGTGATGGTTCACGTCGGAAATGCTATAGAAGTCATTGACGAAAAGGAAGCTAAGGAGATCTGGAAGGTTCTTGACGAAATTATAACGGTACTTGATAAAGAGGGAAAGTAA
- a CDS encoding HyaD/HybD family hydrogenase maturation endopeptidase, whose translation MEKIGVMGVGNVLLRDEGFGVKLLYILQAKYEFPDNVILIDGGTAGILLSPEIDQLDKLLIIDVVRAEGKPGDIKLYEKEDFFLDRLPLKLSPHQLGLQEVLLLNEIKGSCPKEIKLVGVIPKSIETGTNLSPELEEKIPEVERLVLEILRAWGVEPKEKEEPETLNLWWEKKPSEEA comes from the coding sequence GTGGAAAAGATAGGAGTTATGGGAGTAGGGAACGTTCTCCTTAGGGACGAAGGTTTTGGAGTGAAGCTTCTCTATATCCTTCAAGCAAAGTATGAATTTCCGGACAACGTTATCCTCATAGACGGAGGTACTGCCGGAATTCTCCTTTCTCCAGAGATTGACCAACTTGATAAGCTCCTCATCATAGACGTAGTAAGGGCAGAGGGAAAGCCGGGAGACATAAAGCTCTACGAGAAGGAAGATTTCTTTCTGGATAGATTACCTTTAAAACTCTCTCCCCACCAGCTCGGCCTTCAGGAAGTTTTACTTTTGAACGAGATAAAGGGAAGTTGTCCCAAGGAGATAAAGTTGGTTGGAGTTATTCCCAAGTCCATAGAAACGGGAACTAACTTGTCGCCCGAACTGGAGGAAAAGATACCTGAAGTTGAAAGGTTAGTTCTTGAAATACTAAGAGCTTGGGGAGTAGAGCCGAAAGAGAAAGAAGAGCCTGAAACCCTTAACCTCTGGTGGGAAAAGAAACCTTCTGAGGAGGCTTGA
- a CDS encoding hydrogenase maturation nickel metallochaperone HypA: MHETSIALGLLRSLSEIAEREKAKKITRVKVKIGKLSGIVIDSFKFAFDALKGEFKEVKDAELLVEEVSLVYKCKDCGREFEVDSVYFPECPACKSLNLALISGEELEVVEVELEV; the protein is encoded by the coding sequence ATGCATGAAACCTCAATTGCTTTGGGGCTTCTTCGTTCTCTTTCTGAAATTGCAGAAAGAGAAAAGGCGAAGAAAATAACCAGAGTTAAGGTAAAAATTGGAAAACTTTCAGGTATTGTTATTGATTCCTTTAAGTTTGCCTTTGATGCCCTTAAAGGGGAGTTTAAAGAAGTGAAAGATGCCGAGCTTCTGGTGGAGGAAGTTTCTTTAGTTTACAAGTGTAAAGATTGTGGAAGAGAATTTGAAGTGGACTCTGTCTACTTTCCTGAGTGTCCAGCCTGCAAATCTTTAAATCTTGCCCTTATTAGTGGGGAGGAGCTTGAGGTGGTGGAGGTTGAATTAGAGGTTTAG
- a CDS encoding nickel-dependent hydrogenase large subunit, with protein MAKRVVVDPITRIEGHLRIEVLPENGYIKDAYSSAQMWRGIEIILQGREPDDAWMFTQRICGVCTTVHAIASVRSVENALNLEVPYNAQMIRNIIIAAHALHDHIVHFYHLSALDWVDVVSALKADPHKTAKLAESISDWKLNGASVFKAVQEKLKKFVESGQLGPFANGYWGHPAMKLPPEVNLLAVTHYLQALDYQRKADMAIAILGGKNPHIQNLAVGGVSTAVNPDHEATLNMERLYYIKQLLEEVREFVHKVYVPDVIAICALYKEWLQYGRGVDNYLAVPDLPQDTKGEVFDLPGGTIFGGDLSTVKPIKRFGDPYFVENVRECIAHSWYKGDWTRHPWEEETVPYYTGFKPDGTVDEKGKYSWAKAPRFKRGNEYVPMQVGPLAQVLVGYALGHELTRKYVDRALSTLSSLAGVKVDVDALQSTPGRHLARAIRAQVISDLAIKQWEQLVDNIGRGDLEIYNPPSYPAGEIRGCGFHEAPRGTLSHWCVIENGKIKNYQCVVPSTWNVSPRDTKGQMGPYEASLIGNPIADPERPLEVLRTIHSFDPCLACAVHVIDPKGEEIVKVKVL; from the coding sequence ATGGCTAAAAGAGTAGTCGTTGACCCTATTACGAGAATAGAAGGTCACCTTAGAATAGAGGTTCTACCAGAGAACGGCTACATAAAGGATGCCTACTCCTCTGCTCAGATGTGGAGGGGAATAGAGATAATCCTACAGGGTAGAGAGCCAGACGATGCGTGGATGTTTACCCAGAGAATTTGTGGAGTTTGTACAACTGTTCACGCTATAGCTTCCGTTAGGTCTGTTGAGAATGCTCTTAACCTTGAGGTCCCCTACAACGCTCAGATGATTAGAAACATCATAATTGCAGCCCATGCCCTCCACGACCACATCGTTCACTTCTACCACCTTTCAGCCCTTGACTGGGTTGACGTAGTTTCTGCCCTTAAGGCTGACCCTCATAAGACCGCTAAGCTTGCAGAGAGCATCTCTGACTGGAAGTTAAACGGTGCTTCCGTATTTAAGGCCGTTCAAGAAAAGCTCAAGAAGTTCGTTGAAAGCGGACAGCTTGGCCCCTTTGCCAACGGTTACTGGGGACACCCTGCAATGAAGCTTCCACCTGAGGTCAACCTCTTAGCGGTTACCCATTACCTTCAGGCCCTTGACTACCAGAGAAAGGCCGACATGGCAATAGCCATCTTGGGCGGTAAGAACCCTCACATCCAGAACCTTGCAGTAGGTGGCGTTTCTACTGCTGTTAATCCGGACCACGAAGCAACCCTCAATATGGAAAGGCTCTACTACATCAAGCAACTCCTTGAAGAGGTTAGAGAGTTCGTCCACAAGGTTTACGTTCCTGACGTGATTGCTATATGTGCTCTCTACAAGGAGTGGCTTCAGTACGGAAGGGGCGTTGACAACTACCTTGCAGTTCCAGACCTTCCACAGGATACAAAGGGAGAAGTGTTTGACCTTCCGGGCGGAACGATATTTGGGGGAGACCTCTCTACGGTCAAGCCGATTAAGAGGTTTGGAGACCCCTACTTTGTTGAGAACGTTCGTGAGTGTATTGCTCACTCTTGGTACAAAGGAGACTGGACCAGACATCCTTGGGAAGAAGAAACCGTTCCTTACTACACCGGATTTAAGCCAGATGGAACTGTTGACGAGAAAGGTAAGTACTCTTGGGCTAAAGCTCCAAGGTTCAAACGTGGCAACGAGTACGTTCCGATGCAGGTTGGTCCTCTTGCGCAAGTTCTCGTCGGATACGCCCTTGGACACGAGCTTACGAGGAAGTACGTTGATAGAGCTCTCTCAACTCTTAGCAGCTTAGCGGGCGTGAAAGTGGACGTAGATGCTCTCCAGTCCACACCGGGAAGACACCTTGCAAGGGCTATAAGGGCTCAGGTAATCTCCGACCTTGCGATAAAGCAGTGGGAGCAACTCGTTGACAACATTGGAAGGGGAGACCTTGAAATTTACAACCCACCTTCCTACCCAGCAGGAGAGATAAGGGGATGCGGCTTCCACGAAGCTCCAAGGGGAACTCTCTCCCACTGGTGCGTTATTGAAAACGGAAAGATTAAGAACTACCAGTGCGTAGTTCCTTCTACTTGGAACGTTAGCCCAAGGGATACAAAGGGACAAATGGGACCTTACGAGGCATCCCTCATTGGTAACCCAATAGCCGACCCAGAGAGGCCTCTTGAAGTTCTCAGAACAATCCACTCCTTTGACCCTTGCCTTGCTTGTGCTGTACACGTAATTGACCCGAAGGGAGAGGAAATAGTTAAGGTGAAAGTTCTTTAA
- the cybH gene encoding Ni/Fe-hydrogenase, b-type cytochrome subunit: MAVYEKKYVWSILLRLFHWSFALSIFTLIVTGLYINWPWTNTWMEGSHQFTMATMRWIHFIAGMIFTCAVILRLYLWFFGNKYERLTDFLPINGRNVKNLFSTLLYYAYLTNEHEERAGHNALAGTAYFFTIILAVIQAITGLYLLYPESNFFGSLGSIFGTQQEARFIHHLINWYFAWFILVHLYIVVWNSIRNPEGLVSSIFDGHKFLHKK; this comes from the coding sequence ATGGCTGTTTATGAGAAAAAGTACGTCTGGAGCATACTGCTCAGGCTCTTTCACTGGTCCTTTGCACTGTCAATTTTTACCCTCATAGTTACGGGACTTTACATAAACTGGCCTTGGACAAACACTTGGATGGAAGGAAGCCACCAGTTCACGATGGCTACTATGAGGTGGATACACTTCATAGCTGGTATGATTTTTACCTGTGCGGTAATCCTCAGGCTCTACCTTTGGTTCTTCGGAAACAAGTATGAAAGGCTTACGGACTTCCTTCCGATTAACGGGAGAAACGTAAAGAACCTCTTTTCTACCCTCCTCTACTACGCATACCTTACAAACGAACATGAGGAGAGAGCTGGACACAACGCTTTAGCAGGAACTGCTTACTTCTTCACTATCATTCTCGCAGTTATTCAGGCCATTACAGGACTTTACCTTCTCTATCCTGAGAGCAATTTCTTTGGCTCACTTGGTTCTATCTTTGGAACTCAGCAAGAGGCAAGGTTCATACACCATCTTATCAACTGGTACTTTGCTTGGTTTATCCTCGTTCACCTCTACATTGTAGTTTGGAACAGCATCAGGAATCCAGAGGGTCTTGTTTCTTCAATCTTTGACGGTCACAAGTTTCTCCACAAAAAGTAA